CAATGATAATAGTTCATTTATAAACACTCAAGAGTAGACACAATAAAATACAAGAGCATAGAATAATTACAAATGACAGAACTAATAACTAAACATTTATTACCATACTGATTTGTTTACAGAAAGAGGGATAGGGAGAAGCGGAGGGTTTAACAGTAAAAGCATCCAAAAATATAAAGTGTTGGGCTTTGTCAATGTATTCTCGAATCCCTTCACATCCACAGCAAGCTAGGACCCAAGGACCAGGGAGAGAGGGCCATGGAGGCCGCCCTCCACAGTGTGTCGGAGCTGGGCATGGACTACATCGACCTCTACCTGATCCACTGGCCCGGGACCCAGGGTGTGGCCGTGGGCGACCCCTGTAACCAAGGTGAACAGGATGGGGAGGGATGTACAAATGGAGACTCATTTGTGGAAATGAAACCTTTGAATGTGCTTCCAAATATATAACCAACATACGGTTCAAGTATGTATAGTGTATATAATCTCTCTATGTAGATTTCAAATGTATCGTTTTATATTTTTGACACCTTTGACACCAAAAGATCAAATGTGTGCAAAACTAAAGCCATTTTAGTTACATCTGCAGCCTTATTACATGTGATTCACCGGCATCATTTTCACCGAACCCAAGATAATCCAAGCAAAGAAAACCACTGGGAATGtgcttctttcttttcttctctgaATCCCACCCTCTCTTACAGTCTTAACTCAACTGAGGTTTATTTGAGTGTTAAGTCGTTCAGCAGACGTCTAAAGGGCCCTACAGTCCACtcagaggtcattaaggaggcgGTGGGGGTCAGAGGGCATCTCGCTCAAGGCTGCCCACAGGTGACGTGTGGACGTTGAGGTCTGAACCTGTGACCTTCCCACTGGGAGTCAAGCCCCCTGgccgtagccccccccccccgctgatcTTAGCCCTGGAGTCACTCAGTGGAGCGGGTGGGGACTCTCACCTGTGCAGGTAACCGCGCTGGGAGCTGGACGGCGCTGGAGGAGCTGCACGCGCAGGGCAAGCTGCGGGCCATCGGGGTGTCCAACTACACGCCGGCGCACATGAAGACGCTGCTGCAGAGCTGCAGGACCCCCCCGGCCCTGCTGCAGGTACGACAGACCCACGCGCCGTCACACCTGAGGGGGGAAACAGTGCGCGGTGATCTAAAGACAATGTTTACCGTGTGGTAGTTAGGCCACACGGTAGTACAGAAGTACAGAAGGGGGTAGGGGGCATCTTGACCAAGGTGGTCTACAGGTTAGGCTGCAGACATGGGGGATTGACCACACTGGTGATCCCCTATTATACCTGACCATCGACATATTATACATTGGCATATTATTAATGAACATAAATGTTACTGCTCTACAAGTGGGGGTAAATGAAGGACTGTGCTAATATTGACGATGGCTTGCAACACaaagttttgtgtgtttgtgcgaagGTCGAGTTCCATCCCCGTCTGTGTCAGACGGAGCTGAGGCGGGCGTGTGAGGAACAGGGTGTGTGTTTCCAGGCCTACTCCTCCTTGGGGAAAGGAGAGCTGGTCAAACACCCCGTCGTTATGGAGGTGGCAAAGGGCTGCGAGCGCACACCTGCACaggtacggacacacacacctgcacaggtacACAAACTGTGGCATCCTGCTCTGCTCCCTCCCGCCACGAGCCACATGGCtgagagagccccgaatgagtggaggagcaggctatttaagccctgcttcttcacctgttcctcaggtgctctgcatctacttaattggcaacggccgggttgccacaacacactcTTGCCCTGCTCAggtgtgcacatgcacgcacgcgaaCACCTGACTGCAGGATAAGGTTTCTTGTTTAAAAGGATTGGCTGCCAACAGTGAAGCAATACAACGACCTCACAGTGAATATGCAGAACCTGGAGTCTTGATAGTTTGAGATCATACAGTGAAGACACAACACTTATGTACGCATGgcggtaacccccccccccccccccccccaggtgttgCTACGATGGGCCGTGCAGCAGGGGGTCCCGGTGCTGCCCAAATCTTCCAACCCTACCAGGATCCAGGAGAACATGGCGCTGTTTGACTTCTCGCTGGACGCGACCGCCATGGAGCGACTGACGGCTCTGGACGACGGACACAAGTACTGCTGGGATCCCTCGGAGGTGGCGTGACTCACGTCGCCACGGAGACCAAGAAGGGTCAGGTGTTACCTACGTAAACAGATCAGAACAGACACCAGAGCTCTGCGGCCTCAGCAGAGAGAGGAAGCCAATCAGGACCCAGTTTGAGGAAGACGGCGGAGACGGACAGGTCCGATAGCGTGGCGTCGGATAACAATTACTGCAACGTGGCATGTGGTGATGTCACACGCAGGAGTGTCTCAGGGTCAATGTAGATGTAATATGAATAAACAGTATGGTGTTGTTTACGTTTCGTTACATTGGGTCGTTTGTCTATTTAACATTGGTTCTTAAACTATAATCCTTCTTCCACGAAAGTCTACTACAAACAACTTGAAACACTCCAGAAGAGTTGTTTGGACGTAAATAAGCGAATGACAGTGTTAACTTATTTACCAGTACTATGTTCATTTTAACTTTTAATCTAAGTACGCCTTCATCTATTGACATTTTAGAATATATAACACCCACTAGCAAAAGAGGAAACTGAAAATGAGCTTAAAACGAATCATAAAATTCTTTATTGTTTACGACAGAACTACCAGCATCAACACTGGGGTAtatcaaatacatttacaaaagTCAtagaaaagataaaaaataaccaTAAAAGAAAAATATTAAAGAGCCCCCTTCCCCCAAAACAAAGGCCCCGGATTCAAGTAATACCAAAATTATGGTTGCAAAGCTAGCTAGCAGGTTGTTCAGGGACCCATGTGTGAGTGCCGTGGTGGAACGTAATACATCGTACATCACTGAAcaagtttagtgtgtgtgtgtgtgtgagacagtcaGCCATAGGAGCTTAAGGTGATCGGGGTCAAATGTGAAGGCGCTTGACCCGAGTGCGTTGCGCAGAGAGCACAGAAAGCTTTGGGATTCACAGTCGTCCTTCCGGTGACCGGCGGTCAGGTAAGGAAAAGGGGCTTCTCCGTTCTGGGCTGGTCTGTTTGTACGTGGCTTACATTGTATCCCCTCTAGCCCTAGCTTCTCTGCAGCTGAAAGACACTTTTTcttgttaaaaacacattgacatcTTAAGCAATTTGTTCTGGAAAACCCAACTGctagcgagggggggggggggttgcgcaACAGCAAGCAACCAAAATCACAGAATAAGTGGGGAGGAAGAGAATAAGACAGCAAATAAATGGAACAATATTTCTCACCATCATCGTCACCAATAATCACATTTAAGTTAATAACAGTGATATAAAACCTGTACATTTAATCAAGCCACAATTTTAGATGATTCATAGATAGAAAAGGCTTTACTTTCAAAGGTAGTACCCTGAATTTAAATAAAAACGAGCATCTATAGTGGTCTACATTAACCATTGTAATAGGCTGAATATTGTCACCGAGAGAGAACGTGTGTCTCAGAGCAAATGTAAAACAGTAGTCCAGGTCTTTGTGGTATTACTCGGAAGGCTTTGTGAGAAAAATCTCATTGAAAACAAACCAtgtttaaagaaaataacaatttgTTCTGCATACACTCAGATTTATCAAAGTTAATGTTTACTCTGATTAGACTTTGAAAAAGTGGTTCCATTCTGCGAGCTATGGTGCCATTTCATAAAAATTAGACTACACTCAAAATTGGTCTGTCGTTTGTTAAAAATACCAAATCATCCAAATGGTTATGCTTTTATATTcaataaatgtcatttttttca
This is a stretch of genomic DNA from Gadus chalcogrammus isolate NIFS_2021 chromosome 17, NIFS_Gcha_1.0, whole genome shotgun sequence. It encodes these proteins:
- the zgc:101765 gene encoding uncharacterized oxidoreductase YtbE — its product is MSSTSSVVLNTGVSMPLVGFGTYKLCGSEEVYIAVDAALQAGYRAFDTAAVYRNEADLGRALRDLLPKHGLTREDIFITSKLGPKDQGERAMEAALHSVSELGMDYIDLYLIHWPGTQGVAVGDPCNQGNRAGSWTALEELHAQGKLRAIGVSNYTPAHMKTLLQSCRTPPALLQVEFHPRLCQTELRRACEEQGVCFQAYSSLGKGELVKHPVVMEVAKGCERTPAQVLLRWAVQQGVPVLPKSSNPTRIQENMALFDFSLDATAMERLTALDDGHKYCWDPSEVA